The Kordia sp. SMS9 genome window below encodes:
- a CDS encoding DUF3857 domain-containing protein yields the protein MLQKIVACALVLFTVSISAQNRQQIKIKNIFWGENDAQKGIVDIPEKWQNESAVILYQEYFHDYHKYAKRVRYTSSVRMRVKMLDKAAIEDFSEFSFQKNLRVRRGFWGKEEKKFIGVKIVKPNGEERVIKVDKEAVKTDDEYKLAISGLEVGDVLDYYVYTIEPFIEKNGYAFEPITNFLANEYPTKKFVLKFNTENDFFINFNSYNGAPKLQEIDTKKRNDRRYVLEAENIEKTKFPYWYAPLRELPFFKFQVTFSRSGSFEKNVFNFISKSEKEIKTEVTADEVLSVYENAFENFNSKPTKFHKYFKKKSLTEDELAREAYYYLRHFYFTNYFEGSVLSEAKIIGYFGDESNPDYFFLSNPNRFIAVYCGMLKKNFIPFDIIVAKDRSEGNIKDLLFTSEAETVVRVNLQKPLYVSVYDPYSNLETINPMIENTEAYALTYSYDDKELSSVSTITIPGSKASDNKQVETMNVTFSDTFDQINFSKKSESYGHLKNPLQDEVLFFFDYLDEDYQKYGTEGYINKVRKKKNKARYRKEYNALIDKLKERQLKLMHSKLSSEFDALEIEEDHTLNIINTGRYSAETPFTYEQDFVMKNQLVKKAGKNYLFEVGRLIGGQVSVTQDEVDREQNIHRPFPKSYENNISITIPEGYKVAGLDKLNKNVANETGGFESSATVEGNILKIKTLKYYSNYDEPNSNWNKLRAFLDEAYQFTQEKIMFRKL from the coding sequence ATGCTACAAAAAATAGTTGCTTGCGCATTGGTACTTTTTACAGTATCAATCTCAGCTCAGAACCGTCAACAAATTAAAATTAAAAACATTTTTTGGGGAGAAAATGACGCTCAAAAAGGAATTGTTGACATTCCTGAGAAATGGCAAAATGAATCTGCGGTTATTTTATACCAAGAATACTTTCATGACTATCACAAATATGCCAAAAGAGTGCGTTACACAAGTTCTGTACGAATGCGTGTAAAAATGTTGGACAAAGCGGCAATTGAAGATTTTTCAGAATTCTCATTCCAAAAAAACCTACGAGTACGAAGAGGTTTTTGGGGGAAAGAAGAAAAAAAGTTCATCGGAGTAAAAATCGTGAAACCCAATGGTGAAGAACGTGTGATTAAAGTCGATAAAGAAGCGGTAAAAACAGACGACGAATATAAACTGGCCATTTCTGGCTTGGAAGTTGGGGATGTTTTAGACTATTATGTGTATACAATTGAACCATTCATCGAAAAAAATGGATACGCTTTTGAACCGATTACCAACTTTTTGGCGAATGAATATCCTACCAAAAAATTCGTTTTAAAATTTAACACGGAAAATGATTTTTTCATCAACTTTAACAGCTATAACGGCGCACCAAAATTGCAAGAAATTGATACGAAAAAGCGAAACGATCGCAGGTATGTTTTAGAAGCAGAAAACATTGAAAAAACAAAATTTCCATATTGGTATGCTCCACTTCGCGAATTGCCGTTTTTTAAATTTCAAGTTACATTTTCAAGATCGGGAAGTTTTGAAAAAAATGTATTTAATTTTATTTCTAAATCTGAAAAAGAAATCAAAACGGAAGTAACGGCAGATGAAGTTCTTTCTGTTTACGAAAATGCTTTTGAAAATTTTAATTCCAAACCTACAAAATTTCATAAATACTTTAAAAAGAAAAGTCTAACGGAAGACGAATTGGCGCGTGAAGCCTATTATTATTTAAGACATTTTTACTTTACCAACTATTTTGAAGGTTCTGTATTGAGTGAAGCCAAAATTATAGGATATTTTGGAGATGAATCCAATCCTGATTATTTCTTTTTAAGCAATCCCAATCGTTTTATAGCTGTGTATTGTGGTATGCTAAAAAAGAATTTCATTCCTTTTGATATCATCGTTGCCAAAGACCGAAGCGAAGGAAACATCAAAGACTTATTATTTACTAGCGAAGCAGAAACGGTTGTTCGTGTCAACTTACAAAAACCCTTGTATGTTTCTGTATATGATCCGTATAGCAACTTAGAAACCATCAATCCGATGATTGAAAATACCGAAGCGTATGCGCTAACATATTCGTATGATGATAAAGAATTGTCAAGTGTAAGTACAATTACAATTCCAGGCTCAAAAGCCAGTGATAACAAACAAGTAGAAACGATGAACGTTACCTTTAGTGACACTTTTGATCAGATAAATTTCTCTAAAAAAAGTGAATCTTACGGGCATTTAAAAAATCCTTTACAGGATGAAGTCTTATTCTTTTTTGATTATTTGGATGAAGATTACCAAAAATACGGAACTGAAGGCTACATCAATAAAGTGCGCAAAAAAAAGAACAAAGCTAGATATCGCAAAGAATACAACGCATTGATTGATAAACTAAAGGAACGCCAACTAAAACTAATGCATAGCAAGCTTTCTAGTGAATTTGATGCGTTAGAAATTGAAGAAGATCACACACTCAACATCATCAATACAGGTCGTTACAGTGCGGAAACACCTTTTACGTATGAGCAAGATTTTGTAATGAAAAACCAACTGGTAAAAAAAGCAGGAAAAAACTATCTATTTGAAGTTGGGCGATTAATTGGCGGACAAGTTTCTGTGACGCAAGATGAAGTAGATCGGGAACAAAACATTCACCGTCCGTTTCCAAAATCGTATGAAAATAACATCAGTATTACCATTCCTGAAGGCTATAAAGTAGCTGGTTTGGACAAATTAAATAAAAACGTTGCCAATGAAACTGGAGGTTTTGAAAGCTCGGCTACGGTTGAAGGAAACATTTTAAAAATTAAAACCTTAAAATACTATAGCAATTACGACGAGCCAAATAGCAATTGGAATAAATTACGTGCATTTTTGGACGAAGCGTATCAATTTACACAAGAAAAAATTATGTTTCGAAAGCTTTGA
- a CDS encoding VWA domain-containing protein: MNTMNFNYGKGFTFSKHIPEEVSHFERVFDIFKDILTHTSGDIEEAFDWLETLDKEYQIFSDEYTLQDFENDLKKRGYIKEEIDPEKGNTGNGPGTGKKLLTAKLEAALRSYALEQIFGKLKKSGLGNHRTAKQGVGDEKVGDHRAFQFGDDLAMINMTESIKNAQVNNGIGDLRITENDLIVEETKHKAQMSTVLMIDISHSMILYGEDRITPAKKVAMALVELIHRKYPKDSIDVIVFGNEAWPIKIKDLPYLKVGPYHTNTVAGLELAMDILRRKRNTNKQIFMITDGKPSCLTLPNGEFYKNSFGLDERIVSQCLNKAAQARKLKIPITTFMIAQDPHLRRFVEIFTEQNRGKAFLTGLSGLGQMIFEDYEKNRKRRIR, encoded by the coding sequence ATGAATACTATGAATTTTAATTACGGAAAAGGCTTCACATTCAGTAAGCACATTCCAGAAGAAGTATCGCATTTTGAACGTGTGTTTGATATTTTTAAAGATATTCTTACGCATACTTCAGGCGATATTGAAGAAGCGTTTGATTGGTTGGAAACGCTCGATAAAGAATATCAAATTTTTTCAGATGAATATACGTTGCAAGATTTTGAAAACGATCTGAAGAAACGTGGATATATCAAAGAAGAAATCGATCCCGAGAAGGGAAACACTGGCAACGGACCCGGAACAGGAAAAAAACTGCTGACGGCAAAATTGGAAGCTGCACTGCGTTCATACGCTTTAGAACAAATTTTCGGAAAGCTAAAGAAAAGCGGTTTGGGAAACCACCGAACAGCAAAACAAGGTGTTGGCGATGAAAAAGTAGGCGATCATCGCGCGTTTCAGTTTGGAGACGATTTGGCAATGATCAACATGACGGAAAGCATCAAAAATGCACAAGTGAACAATGGAATTGGCGATTTACGCATCACAGAAAATGATTTGATCGTTGAAGAAACCAAACACAAAGCGCAAATGAGCACGGTTTTGATGATTGATATCAGTCACTCCATGATTCTGTATGGAGAAGATCGCATCACACCTGCAAAAAAAGTCGCGATGGCGTTGGTAGAATTGATTCATCGCAAGTATCCGAAAGACTCCATTGATGTAATCGTTTTTGGAAACGAAGCATGGCCAATCAAAATTAAAGATTTGCCGTATTTAAAAGTGGGTCCGTATCACACCAATACAGTGGCAGGATTGGAATTGGCAATGGATATTCTCCGCCGAAAGCGAAATACCAACAAGCAAATTTTTATGATTACAGACGGAAAACCAAGCTGTCTGACCTTACCCAATGGCGAATTTTACAAAAATAGTTTCGGATTGGACGAACGCATCGTTTCGCAATGTCTCAACAAAGCAGCACAAGCACGAAAACTCAAAATTCCCATCACCACGTTTATGATTGCCCAAGATCCGCACCTACGAAGGTTTGTGGAAATATTTACCGAACAAAACAGAGGAAAAGCATTCCTAACTGGGTTGTCTGGCTTGGGACAAATGATTTTTGAAGATTACGAAAAAAACAGAAAAAGAAGAATACGATAA
- a CDS encoding sigma 54-interacting transcriptional regulator, translated as MQKEITLKELKDSEYAHKTINEEIQANLIARIKGNEPVFEGLLGYEDTVIPQLKKALLAGHHINLLGLRGQAKTRIARSMVDLLDEYMPIVKGSEINDSPFQPISKYAKDLLAEHGDETPISWVHRSERFFEKLATPDVNVSDLIGDIDPIKAATLKLPYSDERVLHYGMIPRANRSIFVINELPDLQARIQVSLFNILQEGDVQIRGFQLRMPLDIQFVFTANPEDYTNRGSIVTPLKDRIGSQIFTHYPKSIALARKITEQEANVSTEDKLAIKIPNMAKDLLEEVAFAARNSEYVDEKSGVSARLTISAMENLMAAAKLRLIETGAEQTTIRLVDFMSIVPSITGKIELVYEGEQEGADEVAKILIDNAVMTQFEDIFPRVPKLEKEGVKTTYTDVVAWFNDNFIELNYTDSDEEFYASINSVKPLDEIIKEYAADYSKEDQAFCKELILWALTINNKLDRSENSAAFTIDSAGYGKHFFS; from the coding sequence ATGCAAAAAGAAATCACGCTCAAAGAATTAAAAGATTCTGAATACGCACACAAAACAATTAACGAAGAAATTCAAGCGAATTTAATTGCGCGCATCAAAGGAAATGAACCTGTTTTTGAAGGTTTATTGGGATATGAAGACACGGTAATTCCACAGTTGAAAAAAGCACTGTTAGCTGGTCATCACATTAATTTGCTAGGATTGCGTGGACAAGCCAAAACGCGAATTGCACGTAGTATGGTGGATTTGTTAGACGAATACATGCCGATTGTAAAAGGTTCAGAAATCAACGACAGTCCGTTTCAGCCGATTTCTAAATATGCAAAAGATTTACTAGCCGAACACGGTGACGAAACGCCCATTTCTTGGGTACACAGATCGGAACGTTTCTTTGAAAAACTGGCAACGCCCGATGTAAATGTGTCTGATTTAATTGGTGATATTGATCCGATCAAAGCAGCAACCTTGAAATTGCCATATTCGGATGAACGCGTGTTGCATTACGGAATGATTCCGCGTGCAAACCGCTCGATATTTGTCATCAACGAATTGCCTGATTTGCAAGCGCGCATTCAAGTGTCATTGTTCAATATTTTGCAAGAAGGCGATGTGCAAATTCGTGGTTTTCAGTTGCGAATGCCGTTGGATATTCAATTTGTATTTACGGCAAATCCAGAAGATTATACAAACCGAGGAAGCATTGTAACGCCGTTGAAAGATAGAATTGGTTCACAGATTTTTACACATTATCCGAAGTCGATTGCCTTGGCACGAAAAATTACAGAACAAGAAGCAAACGTTTCTACGGAAGACAAATTGGCTATCAAGATTCCAAACATGGCAAAGGATTTATTAGAAGAAGTGGCTTTTGCAGCACGAAATAGTGAATATGTAGATGAAAAAAGTGGTGTCAGTGCGCGTTTAACGATTAGTGCGATGGAAAACTTAATGGCTGCTGCCAAATTGCGTTTGATTGAAACAGGAGCGGAGCAAACCACGATTCGCTTGGTCGATTTTATGTCGATCGTTCCATCCATCACGGGAAAAATTGAATTGGTGTACGAAGGCGAACAAGAAGGTGCCGATGAAGTTGCAAAAATATTGATTGACAACGCCGTGATGACACAATTTGAAGATATCTTTCCACGCGTACCAAAATTGGAAAAAGAAGGCGTAAAAACGACCTATACAGACGTAGTCGCATGGTTTAATGATAACTTTATCGAATTGAACTACACAGATTCTGATGAAGAATTCTACGCAAGTATCAACAGTGTAAAGCCTTTGGACGAAATCATTAAAGAATACGCGGCTGATTATAGCAAGGAAGATCAGGCATTTTGTAAAGAATTAATTTTGTGGGCATTGACGATTAATAACAAGTTAGATCGTTCTGAAAATAGTGCTGCATTTACGATTGATTCTGCGGGTTACGGAAAGCACTTCTTTAGCTAA
- a CDS encoding transporter substrate-binding domain-containing protein, translated as MNIKITVLLIAVFILLSSCSDGNKNLNEGNETALPYKVTKDLKAIKEDGVLHAIAIYNSTSYFLYKGMPMGFEYELLSRLAKDLDLELKITIAKDIDDLFDMLNNGDGDLIAYGLTITEPRKKLVSFTENHYVTHQALVQRMPKNWRSLPGYKIDKHVISNTLELIGDTVWVRENSSYAERLKNLQGEIGSEIPIKYIKGDKTTDEIIKMVVNGEIERTVADYNIAAVNKTYYPILHIDTRISFSQRIAWAVRQNSPELLKAINNWIIKEKESNDYYAIYNKYFKSRKSYRGRIKSDFYSKNSNKISKYDAIIKENAAIIGWDWRFLCSQIYQESRFNPKAKSWAGASGLIQLMPATAKEVGVSNSLNPIENIRGGVKYLDSMREKFETVEDSIQKIKFTLAAFNCGAGHVFDAMRLAEKNGDDPNRWDENVEKYILKLSEKKYYSDEVVKHGFVRGTEPYKYVKNIFLRYEHYKQFIPQ; from the coding sequence ATGAATATAAAAATAACTGTCTTACTTATTGCCGTTTTCATACTGCTCTCAAGCTGTTCTGATGGAAACAAAAATCTTAATGAAGGTAATGAAACCGCTTTGCCTTATAAAGTGACTAAAGACTTAAAAGCTATCAAAGAAGATGGTGTTTTGCATGCCATCGCTATTTACAATTCTACAAGTTATTTTTTATACAAAGGAATGCCAATGGGTTTTGAGTATGAGCTGTTATCTCGCTTGGCAAAAGACTTAGACTTAGAACTGAAAATAACAATTGCCAAAGATATTGATGATTTATTTGACATGTTGAACAATGGTGATGGCGATTTAATAGCCTATGGTTTAACGATCACTGAGCCTAGAAAAAAGTTGGTAAGTTTTACGGAAAACCATTATGTTACGCACCAAGCTTTAGTACAACGAATGCCCAAAAATTGGCGCTCACTGCCAGGTTATAAAATTGATAAGCATGTAATTTCAAATACATTGGAACTCATTGGCGATACCGTATGGGTTAGAGAAAACTCATCGTATGCTGAAAGACTTAAAAACTTACAGGGCGAAATTGGTTCAGAAATTCCAATAAAATATATCAAAGGAGATAAAACTACGGACGAAATAATTAAAATGGTTGTCAATGGCGAAATTGAGAGAACAGTGGCTGATTATAACATTGCAGCTGTCAATAAAACCTATTATCCAATACTTCATATTGATACCAGAATTTCGTTTTCGCAACGCATTGCATGGGCGGTACGACAGAATTCTCCTGAATTACTAAAAGCCATAAACAATTGGATTATTAAAGAGAAAGAATCAAACGATTACTATGCTATTTACAATAAATATTTTAAAAGTAGGAAATCATACAGAGGAAGAATTAAAAGCGATTTTTACAGCAAAAACAGTAATAAAATTAGTAAATACGATGCTATCATAAAAGAAAATGCTGCTATAATAGGATGGGATTGGCGTTTTCTATGTTCTCAAATATATCAGGAATCACGGTTTAATCCGAAAGCAAAGTCGTGGGCAGGCGCAAGCGGTTTAATACAATTGATGCCAGCTACGGCAAAAGAAGTTGGTGTAAGCAACAGTTTAAACCCAATAGAAAATATACGTGGTGGCGTAAAATATTTGGATAGTATGCGCGAGAAGTTTGAAACTGTTGAAGATTCCATCCAAAAAATAAAATTCACTCTAGCGGCGTTTAACTGTGGTGCAGGTCACGTTTTTGATGCCATGCGCTTGGCAGAAAAAAATGGAGATGATCCGAATCGGTGGGACGAAAATGTGGAAAAGTACATACTAAAATTATCAGAAAAGAAATACTACTCAGATGAAGTCGTGAAACATGGCTTTGTCAGAGGAACAGAACCCTACAAATATGTGAAAAATATATTTTTACGCTACGAACATTACAAACAATTTATTCCGCAATAA
- a CDS encoding IS1182 family transposase yields MEYLKGDSRTQLTLYTTCLDDMIPQDNSVRFIDEFVNTLNLQELGFDAIASQGRPPYNPADLLKLYIYGYMNRTRSSRVLEKECSRNIEVMWLLKNLKPDHNTIARFRKENPKAIKRVFRQSVTIAKNFNLIGGVLIAGDSTKLRAQNSKKNNYNKKKIERHLAYIDKKLSQYNAELATADNDSKAQIQKNIENHKRHQVKYTQIKQELEADTTTENPQLSTSDPDSRHQIVRGMITEVCYTAQTTVDEKHNILIDYKVTNQNDKKAMGMMLRRAKSILRHHQFTALYDKGYHTGSEFDTAHTLGIKTLVAIPNIGRASQAPDPKYNVEYFKYDKHKDCYICPKEQELTSNQNWYKTRNYKFKQYKTKACKTCPVRNLCTTAKVNGKIVQRSQYAYAIEANAKRVKTNETTYKKRQAIVEHPFGTIKRQWGFDYIITKRTIESASADFGLIALAYNLKRIINIRKASRSSKKHCLCHFRRLNRLHEPKKSNIGVLKSLFYKRQEVFKIAA; encoded by the coding sequence ATGGAATATTTAAAAGGAGATTCTAGGACACAACTTACATTATATACTACTTGTCTTGACGATATGATACCTCAAGATAATTCAGTACGATTTATAGACGAATTTGTCAACACACTTAATTTGCAAGAATTAGGTTTTGATGCCATAGCTTCTCAAGGAAGACCACCTTACAACCCTGCTGATTTACTAAAGTTATATATCTATGGGTATATGAATCGCACTCGATCCTCCAGAGTTTTGGAAAAAGAATGCTCCCGAAATATTGAAGTGATGTGGCTTTTGAAAAATCTTAAACCAGATCATAATACGATAGCGCGTTTTAGAAAAGAAAATCCAAAAGCTATCAAACGAGTTTTCAGGCAAAGTGTAACCATTGCAAAGAACTTTAACTTGATTGGTGGAGTTCTTATCGCGGGTGATTCTACCAAATTAAGAGCGCAGAATAGCAAGAAGAATAATTACAATAAGAAAAAGATTGAACGGCATTTAGCATATATTGATAAAAAACTATCACAATACAATGCAGAATTGGCTACTGCTGATAATGATAGTAAAGCTCAAATTCAGAAAAATATTGAAAATCATAAACGACATCAAGTTAAGTATACGCAGATAAAGCAAGAATTAGAAGCTGATACAACTACTGAAAATCCTCAGTTATCTACGAGTGATCCAGACAGCAGACATCAAATAGTAAGAGGAATGATAACAGAAGTTTGCTATACTGCACAAACTACTGTTGACGAAAAACATAACATACTTATTGATTATAAAGTGACCAATCAAAACGATAAAAAAGCAATGGGAATGATGCTCAGAAGAGCTAAATCTATTTTAAGGCATCATCAGTTTACAGCTCTTTACGATAAAGGATATCATACAGGAAGTGAATTTGATACTGCACATACATTAGGAATAAAAACTTTAGTAGCTATACCAAATATAGGAAGAGCCAGTCAAGCTCCTGATCCTAAATATAATGTAGAATATTTTAAATATGATAAGCACAAAGATTGTTATATATGCCCAAAAGAACAAGAACTAACAAGTAACCAAAATTGGTATAAGACACGTAACTATAAGTTCAAACAATATAAAACCAAGGCATGTAAAACTTGCCCTGTTAGGAACTTATGTACAACAGCTAAAGTCAATGGAAAGATCGTACAGCGAAGTCAGTATGCCTATGCAATTGAAGCCAATGCAAAACGAGTAAAAACCAATGAAACAACATACAAAAAGCGACAAGCTATCGTAGAACATCCCTTTGGAACCATTAAAAGACAATGGGGTTTTGATTATATTATTACGAAACGAACAATTGAATCGGCATCTGCTGATTTTGGATTGATTGCTTTAGCCTATAATCTGAAAAGAATTATCAATATCCGTAAAGCTTCAAGGAGTAGCAAAAAACACTGTTTGTGCCATTTTAGAAGGCTCAACCGCTTACATGAGCCCAAAAAGAGCAATATTGGCGTGTTAAAATCATTATTCTATAAAAGACAAGAAGTATTTAAAATAGCTGCGTAA
- a CDS encoding T9SS type A sorting domain-containing protein, translated as MKQRLLLFILLLSFSTVTLAQSSTGNQFASNTETVFTISPNPGVNELNIRLSQKTNASVEVYNLLGRKIYTGKLTTMHNAVDISSWKSGIYLVKVITDKKSITKRFVKK; from the coding sequence GTGAAGCAACGATTACTTTTATTTATTTTACTACTTTCTTTCAGCACAGTGACTTTAGCACAAAGTTCTACTGGCAATCAATTTGCTTCAAATACAGAAACCGTTTTTACTATTTCTCCAAATCCTGGCGTGAATGAATTGAACATTCGTTTGTCCCAAAAAACAAATGCTTCCGTTGAAGTATATAATTTGTTGGGAAGAAAAATTTACACAGGGAAATTAACCACAATGCACAATGCTGTTGATATTTCCTCTTGGAAGTCTGGAATCTACCTTGTAAAAGTTATTACTGACAAAAAATCTATTACCAAGCGCTTCGTGAAGAAGTAA
- a CDS encoding restriction endonuclease, protein MILDFKEIPKANTGNGDQDTFELFSRDFLEILGYEIIQQPDRGADGKKDLIVQESRHGISGVTNIKWLVSCKHYAHSGKSINDSDEPNILDRISVHECDGFLGFYSTLPATSLGKNFEGLKKKTQIDSFDKERIEKIMLESPEGIRLASRYFPISFEKYKVENPKPAKIFADKTSIHCEYCNEDLLKTKMGIFVTMRRFSDFDVEPPVHYPYEKAYYSCKGKCDAILKSKYMQDEMMMDEWVDITDFISPITYIKKLMAWMNSFQKGGEKANDEVFDKLKRLFLNAYPHISREQTTEEKEKVKFYLQNGLMDWL, encoded by the coding sequence ATGATTTTAGATTTTAAGGAAATACCAAAAGCAAATACTGGGAATGGCGACCAAGATACGTTTGAATTATTCAGTAGAGATTTTCTTGAAATATTGGGATACGAAATCATTCAACAACCTGACAGAGGAGCTGATGGAAAAAAAGATTTAATTGTTCAAGAATCGAGACACGGAATTTCAGGAGTGACTAACATCAAATGGTTAGTTAGTTGTAAACATTATGCACATAGCGGAAAATCTATTAATGACTCAGATGAACCAAATATTTTGGATAGAATTAGTGTTCACGAATGTGACGGATTTTTAGGGTTTTATTCAACATTGCCAGCAACATCTTTAGGCAAAAACTTTGAGGGACTTAAAAAGAAAACTCAAATTGACTCATTTGATAAAGAAAGAATTGAAAAAATAATGCTGGAATCACCAGAGGGAATTAGATTAGCAAGTAGATATTTTCCTATTAGTTTTGAGAAATACAAAGTAGAAAATCCAAAACCAGCCAAAATTTTTGCAGACAAAACAAGCATTCATTGTGAGTATTGTAATGAAGATTTGTTAAAGACTAAAATGGGAATATTTGTAACTATGAGAAGATTTTCAGATTTTGATGTTGAACCACCAGTTCATTATCCATATGAGAAGGCTTATTATAGTTGTAAAGGTAAATGCGATGCTATTTTGAAAAGTAAATATATGCAGGATGAAATGATGATGGACGAATGGGTTGACATTACTGACTTTATATCACCAATTACCTACATTAAAAAACTTATGGCTTGGATGAATTCTTTTCAAAAAGGTGGCGAAAAAGCAAATGACGAAGTCTTTGATAAACTAAAAAGACTTTTTTTAAATGCTTATCCTCATATATCAAGAGAACAAACGACCGAAGAAAAAGAAAAAGTAAAATTCTATCTTCAAAATGGACTAATGGATTGGCTTTAA